The sequence CGATAACGCTTTGAGGTTTTTGAGTAGTAGCCGCGTTGTCGAGATAGACAAGAGGCTTGTCGTTAACGAGTCTTTTCAAGATCGGAAAATCATTCCGGACTTCGTCGACGTCAAACTTTTTTTTAACGAGCTTATCTGTTTTTTGCACTGTACACCCGATTAAATTAGAATATTGTTAAAAAGAGACTTCCTGTCTGTGCAACTCCTCGAAAATCAAATGGTTTATTTGTTCTTTGAGTTCGACTATTTTAATTTCGTCGATTACGTCGGCGGCAAAAGCTCTTATAAGAATCGACTTTGCGAGATCTGAGGGGACTCCTCTCGAACGGATATAAAATTCGGCTTCCTCGTCCAAATGTCCCACCGTGGCGCCGTGAGTACATTTAACGTCGTCTGCAAATATTTCCAATTGCGGTTTGGCGTCCACACGAGCGTCTGCCGAGAGCAGAACGGTTTTATTCTGCTGATATGCGTTTGTTTTCTGAGCGTCCTGTCTGACGATTATCTTGCCGTTGAAAACGCCTCGCGCACTGTCGTCGAGAATTCCTTTATACAACTCGTTGCTCATCGAATTCGGTTTTGCGTGGTCTACGAACGTATGGTTGTCGATATGCTGATTTTCTTTTCCCAGATAAAACCCGTAATAATGCGTTTCGATATTTTCGCCGTCGAGTTTCGAGTTGATGTCATTGCGTATAAGTCTTCCGCCGAAATTCAGATTGTAATGATTCAATACGCTCCCGTCTTTTTGAATTGCCTGCAGCTTCTCGATATGATAAGACGACGGATTCTCTCTCTGAATTTTATAAACGTCTATCAAACTGTCTTCTTCGAGCATTATTTCGGTAATTCCGTCGGTAAAGTAAGACTCTTTCGAACCGCCGTAGTAATTGAATATAACAGACGCGCGCGAGTTTTTGCCCGCTACGATCAAATTCCTCGGAGCGATCAAAAGATTTTCTTCCGGATCGCCGTTGATAAAAAGCGCCTGCAAAGGCTTGCTCAATTCGCTGTTTTCTTTCAGAACGACAACCACGCCGTCCTGCATGTAAACGCCGTTGAGCGCGTGAAAAAGATTATCTTCGGAAGAAATTTTTCCGAGATAATTCCCGGCAATTTCCCCGTGCGATTCGATAAAACCGTTCAGGTTGCCGATTATAATTTTATCGCCGTCTTCGGAAATATCGGACAATTCCGCCGAGTATCTGCCGTTTACAAACGTTATAAGATTATAATCGAATCCGCCGAAGACTAACTTTTTGATTTCGTCTTTTGTATAGCCGGTTTTTCTTTCCGACGGCAACGGATTGAATTTATTTTTTCTGGCAAACGAAACGTCGGTATATTTCCATTCCTCATTCTTGTTGGTGGGAAAATCGAACTCGGAAAATTTAGCCAAAGACGTCTCGCGCATTTTTTTCAGCAATTCGTGGTTATGACCGTTCATCTGCTTTTCAAACAATTCGAAGTTCTTCAGGTACCAGTCTTTTATATTTTCGTTTTTTGTTAATTCTTTCATTAAAATTCAACTCCTTCGATTAATTGGATTCGAGTTCGACTTCTTCGGGTTTGATCCAGTCGTAGCCTTTTTCTTCGAGCAACAGAGCGAGTTCTTTTCCGCCCGACTTAATAATCTTCCCTTTATAAAGAACGTGCACGTAGTCCGGAACGATATAGTCAAGAAGCCTTTGATAGTGAGTAACCACAATTACGGCGTTTTTGTCGTTATGAAAAACATTTACGCCGTTCGAAACAATTTTAAGAGCGTCGATGTCGAGCCCGGAATCGGTTTCGTCGAGAACGGCAAGTTTGGGATCGAGCATCAGGAGCTGAAATATTTCGTTGCGTTTTTTTTCGCCGCCGGAAAATCCGACATTTACAGAACGACCGATTAAATTTTCGTCCATACCGAGAATTTTCGATTTCTCTTTCATCAAATCGAGAAATTCCTTAGGCGTAAGTTCGGGCAATCCCATATGCTTTCTTTTTTCATTGATTGCCGTTTTGAGAAATGTTGCGTTCGAAACGCCCGGAATTTCTATCGGGTATTGAAAAGCGAGAAATACGCCTTCTTTGGCTCTTTCGTCGGGTTCCATTTCGAGCAGATTTTTGCCTTCGAAAATTATTTCGCCTTCCGTAACCTCGTAATTGGGATTGCCGGCCAGAATATTGGCAAGCGTGCTTTTACCCGA comes from Melioribacter roseus P3M-2 and encodes:
- the sufD gene encoding Fe-S cluster assembly protein SufD, with protein sequence MKELTKNENIKDWYLKNFELFEKQMNGHNHELLKKMRETSLAKFSEFDFPTNKNEEWKYTDVSFARKNKFNPLPSERKTGYTKDEIKKLVFGGFDYNLITFVNGRYSAELSDISEDGDKIIIGNLNGFIESHGEIAGNYLGKISSEDNLFHALNGVYMQDGVVVVLKENSELSKPLQALFINGDPEENLLIAPRNLIVAGKNSRASVIFNYYGGSKESYFTDGITEIMLEEDSLIDVYKIQRENPSSYHIEKLQAIQKDGSVLNHYNLNFGGRLIRNDINSKLDGENIETHYYGFYLGKENQHIDNHTFVDHAKPNSMSNELYKGILDDSARGVFNGKIIVRQDAQKTNAYQQNKTVLLSADARVDAKPQLEIFADDVKCTHGATVGHLDEEAEFYIRSRGVPSDLAKSILIRAFAADVIDEIKIVELKEQINHLIFEELHRQEVSF
- the sufC gene encoding Fe-S cluster assembly ATPase SufC, which codes for MLTIKNLHATVEGKEILRGIDLEIKAGEVHAIMGPNGSGKSTLANILAGNPNYEVTEGEIIFEGKNLLEMEPDERAKEGVFLAFQYPIEIPGVSNATFLKTAINEKRKHMGLPELTPKEFLDLMKEKSKILGMDENLIGRSVNVGFSGGEKKRNEIFQLLMLDPKLAVLDETDSGLDIDALKIVSNGVNVFHNDKNAVIVVTHYQRLLDYIVPDYVHVLYKGKIIKSGGKELALLLEEKGYDWIKPEEVELESN